The Pogona vitticeps strain Pit_001003342236 chromosome 3, PviZW2.1, whole genome shotgun sequence genome includes a window with the following:
- the ZIC4 gene encoding zinc finger protein ZIC 4 isoform X1 has translation MDSAALSKRNTALKLVGLAGAPPHHHRRHRHGQRHRSLQSMTGFAGHPHSMVPSHTGEYAAESRLGLSPFRSEHMGHHLHHHHHHHHHRQHPPPPPPSHHHHHHHHHSAALKLSPAPQSRPHQAVTGQAEVAPSPAGVVGPAQATIAPYALPHPRQALSAAGRDLFLRRDLTAPVMPGLPYHHSAAPSSHHGMFVSTTGSYPGHHAHHHHLHHHHSEAGTHSLFTGLHHEQPPHEAPGGRLNGQIRLGLPGEMYARSEPFTPVPVSRTDPFAASSFHGYSGMNLNLAPHHGPGAFFRYMRQPIKQELICKWIELDQTPKKLCSKTFSTMHELVTHVTVEHVGGPEQSNHICFWEECPREGKPFKAKYKLVNHIRVHTGEKPFPCPFPGCGKVFARSENLKIHKRTHTGEKPFKCEFEGCERRFANSSDRKKHSHVHTSDKPYNCKVRGCDKSYTHPSSLRKHMKVHCKSPPPSSGYESSTPSLVSPSSDCGREPPQPPPLPPPPPPPAAAASSTQAAANLSEWYVCQSSGAGGIPTPPSNSPSPHPGEAAAYTNCEPRPNY, from the exons ATGGACTCTGCTGCACTTTCCAAACGGAACACAGCCTTGAAATTAGTAGGCTTGGCAGGGGCTCCTCCTCACCACCATCGCCGCCATCGCCACGGTCAGCGTCACCGCTCCCTTCAGAGCATGACAGGCTTCGCTGGGCATCCTCATTCCATGGTTCCCTCGCACACCGGGGAGTACGCTGCAGAATCCCGCCTTGGGCTGAGTCCATTCCGGTCAGAACACATGGGACACCatctccatcaccaccaccaccatcaccaccatcgccagcaccctcctcctcctcctccttctcaccaccaccaccaccatcatcatcactcaGCGGCCCTTAAGCTCAGCCCTGCCCCTCAGTCTCGTCCCCACCAAGCTGTGACAGGCCAAGCTGAGGTGGCCCCCAGTCCAGCGGGAGTCGTTGGCCCGGCGCAGGCAACCATCGCCCCTTATGCACTCCCTCACCCAAGGCAAGCTCTTTCTGCGGCAGGTAGGGATTTGTTCCTGCGCCGAGACCTGACAGCCCCAGTCATGCCAGGGCTTCCTTATCACCACTCTGCTGCTCCAAGTTCTCATCATGGAATGTTTGTCTCAACAACAGGTAGCTACCCCGGACACCAtgctcaccaccaccatctccaccaccaccactcagaAGCCGGGACTCACTCTCTTTTTACTGGACTCCACCATGAGCAACCTCCCCATGAAGCTCCAGGTGGCCGTCTAAACGGACAAATAAGACTGGGGCTACCTGGAGAAATGTATGCCAGGTCTGAGCCTTTTACTCCAGTGCCCGTCTCCAGGACAGATCCTTTCGCTGCTTCCTCCTTCCACGGCTATAGTGGTATGAACCTGAACTTAGCACCACATCACGGCCCTGGGGCTTTCTTCCGCTACATGAGGCAGCCCATCAAGCAGGAGCTCATCTGCAAGTGGATCGAATTGGACCAGACTCCCAAAAAATTATGCTCTAAAACTTTCAGCACCATGCACGAGCTGGTGACTCACGTCACGGTGGAGCACGTCGGCGGGCCCGagcagtccaaccacatctgcTTCTGGGAAGAGTGTCCCCGGGAAGGGAAGCCGTTCAAGGCCAAATATAAACTGGTCAACCACATCCGcgtccacacgggggagaagcctttCCCTTGCCCTTTCCCGGGATGCGGGAAAGTCTTTGCTCGCTCGGAAAATCTCAAAATCCACAAAAGGACGCACACAG GGGAGAAGCCCTTCAAGTGCGAATTCGAAGGCTGCGAGAGACGCTTCGCCAACAGCAGCGACCGAAAGAAGCATTCCCACGTGCACACGAGCGACAAGCCGTACAACTGCAAAGTGAGAGGCTGCGACAAGTCGTACACGCACCCCAGCTCCTTGCGGAAACACATGAAAGTCCACTGCAAGTCCCCTCCTCCCAGCTCCGGCTACGAGTCGTCCACCCCGTCGCTGGTGTCCCCGTCGTCGGACTGCGGCCGGGAGCCTCctcagccgccgccgctgccgccgccgccaccacctccaGCTGCAGCGGCCTCCTCCACCCAGGCGGCAGCTAACCTGAGCGAATGGTACGTGTGTCAGAGCTCAGGGGCCGGCGGCATCCCGACTCCACCCAGTAACTCTCCGTCACCTCACCCGGGAGAGGCCGCTGCTTACACAAACTGTGAACCCCGGCCCAATTATTAA
- the ZIC4 gene encoding zinc finger protein ZIC 4 isoform X3, translating to MKDGHLDGVAQEESNQKIRCKIPFVMKKRKRLHRSLLEQSSSYPGHHAHHHHLHHHHSEAGTHSLFTGLHHEQPPHEAPGGRLNGQIRLGLPGEMYARSEPFTPVPVSRTDPFAASSFHGYSGMNLNLAPHHGPGAFFRYMRQPIKQELICKWIELDQTPKKLCSKTFSTMHELVTHVTVEHVGGPEQSNHICFWEECPREGKPFKAKYKLVNHIRVHTGEKPFPCPFPGCGKVFARSENLKIHKRTHTGEKPFKCEFEGCERRFANSSDRKKHSHVHTSDKPYNCKVRGCDKSYTHPSSLRKHMKVHCKSPPPSSGYESSTPSLVSPSSDCGREPPQPPPLPPPPPPPAAAASSTQAAANLSEWYVCQSSGAGGIPTPPSNSPSPHPGEAAAYTNCEPRPNY from the exons ATGAAGGATGGCCACCTGGATGGAGTAGCccaagag GAGTCAAATCAGAAAATAAGGTGCAAGATTCCTTTtgtaatgaagaaaagaaaacgaCTTCACagaagccttctggaacagtCAA GTAGCTACCCCGGACACCAtgctcaccaccaccatctccaccaccaccactcagaAGCCGGGACTCACTCTCTTTTTACTGGACTCCACCATGAGCAACCTCCCCATGAAGCTCCAGGTGGCCGTCTAAACGGACAAATAAGACTGGGGCTACCTGGAGAAATGTATGCCAGGTCTGAGCCTTTTACTCCAGTGCCCGTCTCCAGGACAGATCCTTTCGCTGCTTCCTCCTTCCACGGCTATAGTGGTATGAACCTGAACTTAGCACCACATCACGGCCCTGGGGCTTTCTTCCGCTACATGAGGCAGCCCATCAAGCAGGAGCTCATCTGCAAGTGGATCGAATTGGACCAGACTCCCAAAAAATTATGCTCTAAAACTTTCAGCACCATGCACGAGCTGGTGACTCACGTCACGGTGGAGCACGTCGGCGGGCCCGagcagtccaaccacatctgcTTCTGGGAAGAGTGTCCCCGGGAAGGGAAGCCGTTCAAGGCCAAATATAAACTGGTCAACCACATCCGcgtccacacgggggagaagcctttCCCTTGCCCTTTCCCGGGATGCGGGAAAGTCTTTGCTCGCTCGGAAAATCTCAAAATCCACAAAAGGACGCACACAG GGGAGAAGCCCTTCAAGTGCGAATTCGAAGGCTGCGAGAGACGCTTCGCCAACAGCAGCGACCGAAAGAAGCATTCCCACGTGCACACGAGCGACAAGCCGTACAACTGCAAAGTGAGAGGCTGCGACAAGTCGTACACGCACCCCAGCTCCTTGCGGAAACACATGAAAGTCCACTGCAAGTCCCCTCCTCCCAGCTCCGGCTACGAGTCGTCCACCCCGTCGCTGGTGTCCCCGTCGTCGGACTGCGGCCGGGAGCCTCctcagccgccgccgctgccgccgccgccaccacctccaGCTGCAGCGGCCTCCTCCACCCAGGCGGCAGCTAACCTGAGCGAATGGTACGTGTGTCAGAGCTCAGGGGCCGGCGGCATCCCGACTCCACCCAGTAACTCTCCGTCACCTCACCCGGGAGAGGCCGCTGCTTACACAAACTGTGAACCCCGGCCCAATTATTAA
- the ZIC4 gene encoding zinc finger protein ZIC 4 isoform X2 — protein MDSAALSKRNTALKLVGLAGAPPHHHRRHRHGQRHRSLQSMTGFAGHPHSMVPSHTGEYAAESRLGLSPFRSEHMGHHLHHHHHHHHHRQHPPPPPPSHHHHHHHHHSAALKLSPAPQSRPHQAVTGQAEVAPSPAGVVGPAQATIAPYALPHPRQALSAAGRDLFLRRDLTAPVMPGLPYHHSAAPSSHHGMFVSTTGSYPGHHAHHHHLHHHHSEAGTHSLFTGLHHEQPPHEAPGGRLNGQIRLGLPGEMYARSEPFTPVPVSRTDPFAASSFHGYSGMNLNLAPHHGPGAFFRYMRQPIKQELICKWIELDQTPKKLCSKTFSTMHELVTHVTVEHVGGPEQSNHICFWEECPREGKPFKAKYKLVNHIRVHTGEKPFPCPFPGCGKVFARSENLKIHKRTHTGEKPFKCEFEGCERRFANSSDRKKHSHVHTSDKPYNCKVRGCDKSYTHPSSLRKHMKVHCKSPPPSSGYESSTPSLVSPSSDCGREPPQPPPLPPPPPPPAAAASSTQAAANLSE, from the exons ATGGACTCTGCTGCACTTTCCAAACGGAACACAGCCTTGAAATTAGTAGGCTTGGCAGGGGCTCCTCCTCACCACCATCGCCGCCATCGCCACGGTCAGCGTCACCGCTCCCTTCAGAGCATGACAGGCTTCGCTGGGCATCCTCATTCCATGGTTCCCTCGCACACCGGGGAGTACGCTGCAGAATCCCGCCTTGGGCTGAGTCCATTCCGGTCAGAACACATGGGACACCatctccatcaccaccaccaccatcaccaccatcgccagcaccctcctcctcctcctccttctcaccaccaccaccaccatcatcatcactcaGCGGCCCTTAAGCTCAGCCCTGCCCCTCAGTCTCGTCCCCACCAAGCTGTGACAGGCCAAGCTGAGGTGGCCCCCAGTCCAGCGGGAGTCGTTGGCCCGGCGCAGGCAACCATCGCCCCTTATGCACTCCCTCACCCAAGGCAAGCTCTTTCTGCGGCAGGTAGGGATTTGTTCCTGCGCCGAGACCTGACAGCCCCAGTCATGCCAGGGCTTCCTTATCACCACTCTGCTGCTCCAAGTTCTCATCATGGAATGTTTGTCTCAACAACAGGTAGCTACCCCGGACACCAtgctcaccaccaccatctccaccaccaccactcagaAGCCGGGACTCACTCTCTTTTTACTGGACTCCACCATGAGCAACCTCCCCATGAAGCTCCAGGTGGCCGTCTAAACGGACAAATAAGACTGGGGCTACCTGGAGAAATGTATGCCAGGTCTGAGCCTTTTACTCCAGTGCCCGTCTCCAGGACAGATCCTTTCGCTGCTTCCTCCTTCCACGGCTATAGTGGTATGAACCTGAACTTAGCACCACATCACGGCCCTGGGGCTTTCTTCCGCTACATGAGGCAGCCCATCAAGCAGGAGCTCATCTGCAAGTGGATCGAATTGGACCAGACTCCCAAAAAATTATGCTCTAAAACTTTCAGCACCATGCACGAGCTGGTGACTCACGTCACGGTGGAGCACGTCGGCGGGCCCGagcagtccaaccacatctgcTTCTGGGAAGAGTGTCCCCGGGAAGGGAAGCCGTTCAAGGCCAAATATAAACTGGTCAACCACATCCGcgtccacacgggggagaagcctttCCCTTGCCCTTTCCCGGGATGCGGGAAAGTCTTTGCTCGCTCGGAAAATCTCAAAATCCACAAAAGGACGCACACAG GGGAGAAGCCCTTCAAGTGCGAATTCGAAGGCTGCGAGAGACGCTTCGCCAACAGCAGCGACCGAAAGAAGCATTCCCACGTGCACACGAGCGACAAGCCGTACAACTGCAAAGTGAGAGGCTGCGACAAGTCGTACACGCACCCCAGCTCCTTGCGGAAACACATGAAAGTCCACTGCAAGTCCCCTCCTCCCAGCTCCGGCTACGAGTCGTCCACCCCGTCGCTGGTGTCCCCGTCGTCGGACTGCGGCCGGGAGCCTCctcagccgccgccgctgccgccgccgccaccacctccaGCTGCAGCGGCCTCCTCCACCCAGGCGGCAGCTAACCTGAGCGAATG A